The Castanea sativa cultivar Marrone di Chiusa Pesio chromosome 11, ASM4071231v1 genome contains a region encoding:
- the LOC142617018 gene encoding pectinesterase inhibitor-like, protein MAPSFYVSLLLSLMLTILFISPAHSQYTLSEKVLNDICSKHKHSPVCLKLLQSYPITPLAHVIGLTKISINQAAVAANKTIELMALLKSKTMVPSYAAQYEICHEKYVNIIDLTEAAKKALKAGDYEKVFVAAARILTYNADCSDELGSPDSVPLQEMNKKVYNYHFKTLLRVSNSLTKIG, encoded by the coding sequence ATGGCGCCCTCTTTTTATGTCTCCTTGTTGCTCTCTCTTATGCTAACGATCCTATTCATTAGCCCAGCACATTCACAGTACACTTTATCAGAAAAAGTGCTTAATGATATTTGCTCTAAACACAAACATTCTCCTGTTTGCTTGAAACTCCTCCAATCCTATCCTATTACACCCTTAGCCCACGTTATTGGCCTTACCAAGATTTCAATTAACCAAGCTGCTGTTGCTGCTAATAAAACCATCGAGCTTATGGCTTTACTCAAAAGCAAGACCATGGTCCCCTCATATGCAGCGCAGTATGAAATCTGCCATGAAAAGTATGTAAATATTATCGACCTGACAGAAGCTGCAAAGAAAGCATTGAAAGCTGGTGACTACGAAAAAGTATTTGTTGCTGCTGCACGTATCCTCACTTACAATGCTGATTGTAGCGATGAATTAGGATCCCCCGACTCAGTCCCTCTccaagaaatgaataaaaaagtgtataaCTACCACTTCAAGACACTGTTGCGTGTTTCAAATAGCCTAACAAAAATTGGCTAA